TGTTCTCGCGCTTCCCGCGCATGGTGCGCGACCTGGCCGGCAAACTGGGCAAGAAGGTCGATTTCATCACCCACGGCGCCGCGACTGAACTCGACAAGGGCCTGATCGAGCGCATCGTCGATCCATTGACCCACCTGGTGCGCAATTCGATCGACCACGGCGTCGAGATGCCGGCCGCGCGCGTCGCCGCCGGCAAGTCGGAAGCAGGGCGGCTGTTCCTGTCGGCCGGCCACCAGGGCGGCCACATCGTGATCGAGGTGGCCGACGACGGCGGCGGCCTGAATCGCGAGAAGATCCTGGCCAAGGCGGCCGCCAACGGGCTGGCCGTGTCCGACACCATGAGCGACGCCGACGTCTGGCAGCTGATCTTCGCGCCGGGCTTCTCGACCGCCGAAGTGGTCACCGACGTCTCCGGCCGCGGGGTCGGCATGGATGTCGTCAAGCGCAATATCACCGCGATGGGCGGCACGGTCGACATCCGCTCGGCGGCCGGCTTCGGCACCACGATCTCGATCTCGCTGCCCCTGACGCTGGCGATCCTGGACGGCATGTCGATCAGGAGCGGCGAAGAGGTCTACATCCTGCCGCTGTCGTTCGTGGTCGAGTCGCTGCAGCCGGTGCGCGAAGACGTGCGCGACATCGCCGGGCGCGGCCGCGTATTGAAGGTGCGCGGCGAATACCTGCCCCTGATCCCGCTGCACCAGATGTTCGACATCGAACCGCGCCACCGCGAGCCGAGCGACGGCATCGTCGTGATCCTCGAGACCGAGGGCAAGAAGGCGGCGCTGTTCGTGGACGAGCTGGTGGGGCAGCAGCAGGTGGTGGTCAAGAACCTGGAAGCGAATTACCGCAAAGTCGCCGGCATTTCCGGCGCAACCATCATGGGCGACGGCGGCGTCGCCCTGATCCTCGACGTGGCGGCGCTGGTGCGCTCGTCGCGTCAGCTGGCCGACGATCCGGTCGTTCTATAAATTTTTATCACGAAGAGGAAATCCCATGTCCAACCTGGCAAACACCACCTCGGCTGACGGGACCGCTCACGACGGCGCCGGCAACGAATTCCTGGCCTTCACCCTGGGTAATGAAGAGTACGGCATCGACATCCTGAAAGTGCAGGAGATCCGCGGCTACGAAGCCGTGACCCGCATCGCCAACGCTCCCGAATTCATCAAGGGCGTCATCAACCTGCGTGGCATCATCATCCCGGTGGTCGACATGCGCATCAAGTTCAACCTGGGCACCCCGGTGTACGACCAGTTCACCGTCGTGATCATCCTGAACATTGGCGGGCGCATCATGGGCATGGTGGTCGACAGCGTGTCCGACGTCACCACCCTGACCCCGGACCAGATCAAGCCGGCGCCAGAGATGGGCACGGCGTTCAACTCCGACTACATGATCGGCCTGGGCACGGTCGACGAGCGCATGCTGATCCTGGTCGACATCGACAAGCTGATGTCGTCGAGCGAGATGGGCCTGATCGACAAGATGGCCGCCTGATCCTGGCGCGGCGCGCAGCACCCACAACCCGGACCGCGTCTCGATGACGCGGACCAACCAGCATTCAGAAGGCAAGCAACGTGCCGCAGCAGAAAACAGAGACGGTCAAGGAATTCGATTTCACGCGCCGTGACTTCGAACGGGTTCGCGCGCTCATTCACCAGCGCGCCGGCATCTCGCTGGCCGACAGCAAGCAGGAGATGGTCTACAGCCGCCTGGCGCGGCGCCTGCGCGCGACCGGCATCCAGTCGTTCGCCAACTACCTGGACGACCTCGAAGCGGGCCGCATGGACCGCGAGTGGGAATCGTTCACCAATGCGCTGACCACCAACCTGACCTCGTTCTTCCGCGAGGCGCACCATTTCCCGCTGCTGCTGGATCACCTGGTCGCGCTGCGCAAGAAGGACACGCGCCCGCTCACCATCTGGTGCTCGGCCGCGTCCACCGGCGAAGAGCCGTACTCGATCGCGATGACAGCCTGCGAAGCGTTCAATACGCTGTCGCCGCCGGTGCACATCGTCGCCACCGACATCGACACCAATGTGCTGGCCACGGCTTCGAACGGCGTGTATCCGATGGAGCGGCTCGAGAAGACGAGTCCCGAGCGCCTGCGCCGCTTCTTCCTGAAGGGGAAGGGCGCCCACGAGGGCATGGCGCGCGTGCGCCCCGAACTGCGCAACCTGGTGACCTTCAAGCAACTGAACCTGCTGGCCGACGGCTGGCCGCTGGAAGGGCAGTTCGACGCCATCTTTTGCCGCAACGTGATGATTTATTTCGACAAGCCGACCCAGCGCAAGATCCTGGGCCGCTTCGTGCCGCTGATGAAGCCGCACGCGCTGCTGTTCGCGGGCCACTCCGAGAACTTCCTGTACGTGTCGGATGCGCTGCGCCTGCGCGGCAAGACGGTGTATGAACTCGACGGGCGCAGTGCCTGAGACCTGGGACGACCATGAACAGCCAGTTCGCCACCAATCTGTATCACGACCGCACTTTCAACGTCGACGCGGCCAAGATCCTGCCGGGCGAGTATTTTTATACCGGCAAGGACATGCTGATCGCGACCGTGCTCGGCTCCTGCGTGTCGGCCTGCATCCGCGACCGGCTCACCGGCCTGGGTGGCATGAACCACTTCATGCTGCCCGACGGCGGCGCCGACGCCGGCAACAGCCCGGTGTCGGCCTCGATGCGCTATGGGTCGTTCGCGATGGAGATCCTGATCAACGACC
This portion of the Telluria beijingensis genome encodes:
- a CDS encoding chemotaxis protein CheW; this translates as MSNLANTTSADGTAHDGAGNEFLAFTLGNEEYGIDILKVQEIRGYEAVTRIANAPEFIKGVINLRGIIIPVVDMRIKFNLGTPVYDQFTVVIILNIGGRIMGMVVDSVSDVTTLTPDQIKPAPEMGTAFNSDYMIGLGTVDERMLILVDIDKLMSSSEMGLIDKMAA
- a CDS encoding CheR family methyltransferase: MPQQKTETVKEFDFTRRDFERVRALIHQRAGISLADSKQEMVYSRLARRLRATGIQSFANYLDDLEAGRMDREWESFTNALTTNLTSFFREAHHFPLLLDHLVALRKKDTRPLTIWCSAASTGEEPYSIAMTACEAFNTLSPPVHIVATDIDTNVLATASNGVYPMERLEKTSPERLRRFFLKGKGAHEGMARVRPELRNLVTFKQLNLLADGWPLEGQFDAIFCRNVMIYFDKPTQRKILGRFVPLMKPHALLFAGHSENFLYVSDALRLRGKTVYELDGRSA